The proteins below are encoded in one region of Rhizobacter sp.:
- a CDS encoding GatB/YqeY domain-containing protein, which yields MSLKDQITEDMKTAMKAKEADRLLTIRGLMAAMKQKEVDERVTLDDAAIIGIVDKLIKQRKDSISQFAAAGRTDLVDKETAELKVLETYLPQRMSADEITAEVAKIVASLGASGPGDMGKVMGAVKAQLAGKADMGLVSAAVKQALAR from the coding sequence ATGAGTCTCAAAGACCAGATCACCGAAGACATGAAGACCGCGATGAAGGCCAAGGAAGCCGATCGCCTGCTCACCATCCGCGGCCTGATGGCGGCGATGAAGCAGAAGGAAGTCGACGAACGCGTGACGCTCGACGATGCGGCCATCATCGGCATCGTCGACAAGCTCATCAAGCAGCGTAAGGATTCGATCAGCCAGTTCGCCGCCGCCGGCCGCACCGACTTGGTCGACAAGGAAACGGCCGAGCTGAAGGTGCTGGAGACCTACCTGCCGCAGCGCATGAGCGCCGATGAGATCACCGCTGAAGTGGCGAAGATCGTGGCGAGCCTCGGCGCCAGCGGACCGGGCGACATGGGCAAGGTGATGGGCGCCGTGAAGGCGCAACTCGCCGGCAAGGCCGACATGGGCCTCGTCTCCGCCGCCGTCAAACAAGCACTTGCCCGCTGA
- a CDS encoding TIGR01244 family phosphatase produces MTTPHVMPVAPDVCVAPQLDPSAMAWAAQNGFKSVVNNRPDFEGGPDQPTNAAIEAAARAAGLEYAFLPVNGAYQSPEEIERFAELLRTMPRPLLAFCRSGARSGRLYQAAASL; encoded by the coding sequence ATGACGACTCCCCATGTGATGCCCGTGGCGCCCGATGTGTGCGTCGCCCCGCAACTCGACCCGTCGGCCATGGCGTGGGCCGCGCAGAACGGCTTCAAGAGCGTGGTCAACAACCGCCCCGATTTCGAAGGCGGCCCCGACCAGCCGACCAATGCCGCCATCGAAGCCGCCGCCCGCGCGGCTGGCCTCGAATACGCCTTCCTGCCGGTGAACGGCGCCTACCAGTCGCCGGAAGAGATCGAGCGCTTCGCCGAGCTGCTGCGCACGATGCCGAGGCCCCTGCTCGCCTTCTGCCGCTCGGGCGCCCGCTCGGGCAGGCTCTACCAGGCCGCCGCCAGCCTCTGA
- a CDS encoding cache domain-containing protein codes for MRLKLKVFLLAVIPLLASAALIAWAVGQQEKSLSERERALVESAYMANKEAELRHYVDLAQSVIAPLYQSGRDDAATRAEAMRLLAALDYGADGYFFLYDLDGRNLMHPRQPELMGRNLWEMRDAQGQPIIQQLIGKAREGGGYVQYVWQKPSSQQITPKLGYVIALPRWNWMLGTGLYLDDIHATLAQLDQQVSDNVRTTMWWIAGIALAGIAVLGACGLAFNLSESREADHKLRLLARQVVKSQEDERAHLSRELHDGTSQTLVSIKLLLESAQAQLDRGERNAPLAKALARLNDALHEVRNISHRLRPAELDVLGLPAALEQMGREFSEHSEMAFDMRVGGAASPLPDAVSTVLFRVTQEALTNIEKHAQAGEVQVRLIFGTTGVRLRITDDGIGFDAQAVALDPRRGIGLRNMRERVESIGGRFQVRSQRGRTEVVVDVPAASLRRLSPSERLAA; via the coding sequence ATGCGCCTCAAGCTCAAGGTCTTCCTGCTGGCGGTGATCCCGCTGCTGGCCTCGGCCGCGCTCATCGCGTGGGCGGTGGGCCAGCAGGAGAAGAGCCTCTCCGAGCGCGAACGTGCACTCGTCGAGTCGGCGTACATGGCGAACAAGGAAGCGGAGCTTCGCCACTACGTCGACCTCGCGCAGAGCGTGATCGCCCCGCTGTACCAGTCCGGCCGCGACGACGCGGCCACGCGCGCCGAAGCCATGCGCCTGCTCGCCGCGCTCGACTACGGCGCCGACGGCTACTTCTTCCTCTACGACCTCGACGGGCGCAACCTCATGCACCCGCGCCAGCCCGAACTCATGGGCCGCAACCTGTGGGAGATGCGCGACGCGCAAGGCCAGCCCATCATCCAGCAGCTCATCGGGAAAGCGCGCGAAGGCGGTGGCTACGTGCAATACGTCTGGCAGAAGCCGTCATCGCAACAGATCACGCCCAAGCTCGGCTACGTGATCGCGCTGCCGCGCTGGAACTGGATGCTCGGCACCGGGCTGTACCTCGACGACATCCACGCCACACTCGCGCAGCTCGACCAGCAGGTCAGCGACAACGTGCGCACCACCATGTGGTGGATCGCCGGCATCGCACTCGCCGGCATTGCGGTGCTTGGCGCCTGCGGCCTCGCCTTCAACCTCAGCGAATCGCGCGAAGCCGACCACAAGCTGCGCCTGCTCGCGCGCCAGGTGGTGAAGTCGCAGGAAGACGAACGCGCCCACCTCTCACGCGAGCTGCACGACGGCACCAGCCAGACCCTCGTCTCGATCAAGCTCCTGCTCGAATCGGCGCAGGCCCAGCTCGACCGGGGCGAACGCAACGCCCCGCTGGCCAAGGCGCTGGCCCGCCTCAACGACGCCCTGCACGAGGTACGCAACATCTCGCACCGCCTGCGCCCGGCCGAGCTCGACGTGCTGGGCCTGCCCGCTGCGCTCGAACAGATGGGCCGCGAGTTCAGCGAGCACAGCGAGATGGCGTTCGACATGCGCGTAGGCGGTGCTGCATCGCCCCTGCCCGATGCGGTGAGCACCGTGCTCTTCCGCGTCACGCAAGAGGCCCTGACCAACATCGAGAAGCATGCCCAGGCCGGCGAAGTGCAGGTGCGCCTCATCTTCGGCACGACGGGCGTGCGCCTGCGCATCACCGATGACGGCATCGGCTTCGACGCACAAGCCGTGGCGCTCGACCCGCGCCGCGGCATCGGCTTGCGCAACATGCGCGAACGGGTCGAATCGATTGGTGGGCGCTTCCAGGTGCGCTCGCAACGGGGCCGCACCGAAGTCGTGGTCGATGTGCCGGCGGCCTCACTCCGGCGCCTTTCCCCCTCCGAGCGCCTGGCCGCATGA
- a CDS encoding response regulator transcription factor has translation MNTTRIAIVDDHPLVRDGLKLRLSAQPALALVGEAGDAAEAFDMVERHAPELVLMDVGMKGTNGIDLTAQLLRQHPRLRVLMLSMYDNPEYVNRAMQAGARGYVLKDAPSDEILDAIAAINAGRTYLSAAISGRMSRSQAPRPVLSPRESEILAGLARGHASRQIAEALGLSVRTVETHRQNIKRKLGLEGQAELIKYAVEHCRDHAPGT, from the coding sequence ATGAACACGACCCGCATCGCCATCGTCGACGACCACCCGCTGGTGCGAGACGGCTTGAAGCTGCGCCTGTCGGCCCAGCCCGCCCTCGCCCTGGTCGGCGAAGCGGGCGATGCCGCCGAGGCCTTCGACATGGTCGAGCGCCACGCCCCCGAACTCGTGCTGATGGACGTCGGCATGAAGGGCACCAACGGCATCGACCTCACCGCCCAGTTGCTGCGGCAGCACCCGCGCCTGCGCGTGCTGATGCTCAGCATGTACGACAACCCCGAATACGTGAACCGCGCCATGCAGGCCGGCGCCCGCGGCTACGTGCTGAAAGACGCCCCGTCGGACGAGATCCTCGACGCGATTGCCGCCATCAACGCCGGCCGCACGTATCTCAGCGCCGCCATCTCCGGGCGCATGTCGCGTTCGCAGGCCCCGCGGCCGGTGCTGTCGCCGCGCGAGAGCGAGATCCTGGCCGGCCTGGCCCGCGGCCACGCCAGCCGCCAGATCGCCGAAGCCCTGGGCCTGAGCGTGCGCACCGTCGAAACCCACCGCCAGAACATCAAGCGCAAGCTTGGGCTGGAGGGCCAGGCCGAACTCATCAAGTACGCGGTCGAGCACTGCCGTGACCACGCGCCGGGCACGTAA
- a CDS encoding TRAP transporter small permease subunit, with translation MSPLLSLSRWIDRFSEFIGRWVAWLVLAAVLISAANAIVRKAFNTSSNAFLEIQWYLFAGVFLLAAGYTLLRQEHVKIDVIVGRFSKRVQIWVDIVGLAFFLLPFVVVVFAMVMPLVLSAYHSGEVSPNAGGLIRWPVYALLPLGLLLLGIQAISELIKRVAFLKGLIPDPTLKAGAKSAEEELAEFLLQKEVAAREQALAKGGEK, from the coding sequence GTGTCCCCCCTACTGTCACTGTCCAGGTGGATCGACCGCTTCAGCGAGTTCATCGGCCGCTGGGTCGCATGGCTCGTGCTGGCCGCCGTGCTCATCAGCGCCGCCAACGCCATCGTGCGCAAGGCGTTCAACACCAGCTCCAATGCGTTTCTCGAAATCCAGTGGTACCTCTTCGCCGGGGTCTTCCTGCTGGCGGCGGGCTACACACTGCTGCGCCAGGAGCACGTGAAGATCGACGTGATCGTGGGCCGCTTCTCGAAGCGCGTGCAGATCTGGGTCGACATCGTCGGCCTGGCGTTCTTCCTGCTGCCTTTCGTCGTGGTCGTGTTCGCGATGGTGATGCCGCTGGTGCTGAGTGCCTATCACAGCGGCGAGGTGTCGCCCAACGCGGGCGGCCTGATCCGCTGGCCCGTCTATGCGCTCTTGCCACTGGGCCTCTTGCTGCTGGGCATCCAGGCGATCTCCGAGCTCATCAAGCGCGTGGCGTTCCTGAAGGGGCTGATCCCTGACCCCACGCTGAAGGCCGGGGCCAAGAGCGCCGAGGAAGAACTCGCCGAGTTCCTGCTGCAAAAGGAAGTGGCCGCCCGTGAGCAGGCCCTCGCCAAGGGAGGCGAAAAATGA
- a CDS encoding TRAP transporter large permease subunit yields the protein MIEFITANMAPIMFASLIVFLLMGYSVAFSLAACGLFFGFVAIELGVPGMASLMQALPLRIFGIMQNDTLLAIPFFTFMGLVLERSGMAEDLLDTVGQLFGPIRGGLAIAVILVGAMLAATTGVVAASVISMGLISLPIMLRYGYDRRVAGGVIAASGTLAQIIPPSLVLIVMADQLGKSVGDLYKGAFIPGFVLTGLYLLYVIGVAITRPKWVPALPPEARTIREPDGSPGLRSLLVLTILSTGCAIAFAKTRPAGTPTDEMIVVSMCVGVGVAFLLAVINKVARLKLLSNMAERVTFVLIPPLGLIFLVLGTIFLGIATPTEGGAMGATGALIMALARKRIDMKLLRQAMDSTMKLSCFVLFILVGSTVFSLSFQGVDGPKWVEHLLTSLPGGQLGFLIVVNILIFVLAFFLDFFELSFIVVPLLAPVADKLGIDLVWFGVLLAVNMQTSFMHPPFGFALFYLRSVAPHNDYTDKVTGQPVAKVTTGQIYWGAVPFVVIQIIMVGLIIAFPGLVSSGLTKEETIDADKAFQELRMQEDKEAGLSAEPADPGASEAQAADPAASEPQADSSTESDDPMKALEDAIKDDEKKK from the coding sequence ATGATCGAGTTCATCACCGCGAACATGGCCCCGATCATGTTCGCCAGCCTGATCGTCTTCCTGTTGATGGGCTATTCGGTGGCGTTTTCGCTCGCCGCCTGCGGACTCTTCTTCGGCTTCGTGGCCATCGAGCTGGGTGTCCCTGGCATGGCCTCGCTGATGCAGGCGTTGCCCTTGCGCATCTTCGGGATCATGCAGAACGACACGCTGCTGGCGATCCCGTTCTTCACCTTCATGGGGCTGGTGCTCGAACGATCGGGCATGGCCGAAGACCTGCTCGACACGGTGGGCCAGCTCTTCGGCCCCATCCGTGGCGGCCTGGCCATCGCGGTGATCCTCGTGGGCGCCATGCTCGCCGCCACCACCGGCGTGGTGGCGGCGTCGGTGATCTCGATGGGCCTCATCTCGCTGCCCATCATGCTGCGCTACGGCTATGACCGGCGCGTGGCCGGTGGCGTGATCGCCGCCTCGGGCACGCTCGCGCAGATCATCCCACCCTCGCTCGTGCTCATCGTGATGGCCGACCAGCTCGGCAAGAGCGTGGGTGACCTCTACAAGGGCGCCTTCATCCCCGGTTTCGTGCTCACGGGCCTGTACCTGCTCTACGTCATCGGCGTCGCGATCACGCGGCCGAAATGGGTGCCCGCCCTGCCGCCCGAGGCCCGCACCATCCGCGAGCCCGACGGCTCGCCGGGCCTGCGCTCGCTGCTCGTGCTGACGATCCTGTCGACCGGCTGCGCCATCGCGTTCGCCAAGACCCGCCCGGCCGGCACGCCAACCGACGAGATGATCGTCGTCTCGATGTGCGTGGGCGTCGGCGTGGCCTTCCTGCTCGCCGTCATCAACAAGGTCGCACGCCTGAAGCTCCTGTCGAACATGGCCGAGCGCGTCACCTTCGTGCTCATCCCGCCGCTCGGGCTGATCTTCCTCGTGCTCGGCACCATCTTCCTCGGCATCGCCACGCCGACCGAAGGCGGCGCGATGGGAGCGACCGGCGCGCTCATCATGGCGCTCGCTCGCAAGCGCATCGACATGAAGCTCCTGCGCCAGGCGATGGACTCGACCATGAAGCTCTCGTGCTTCGTGCTCTTCATCCTGGTGGGCTCCACCGTGTTCAGCCTGTCGTTCCAGGGCGTCGACGGGCCGAAGTGGGTCGAGCACCTGTTGACCAGCCTGCCGGGGGGCCAGCTCGGCTTCCTGATCGTGGTCAACATCCTGATCTTCGTGCTCGCGTTCTTCCTCGACTTCTTCGAGCTGTCGTTCATCGTGGTGCCGCTGCTCGCGCCCGTGGCCGACAAGCTGGGCATCGACCTGGTGTGGTTCGGCGTGCTGCTGGCGGTCAACATGCAGACCTCGTTCATGCACCCGCCGTTCGGCTTCGCGCTCTTCTACCTGCGCAGCGTGGCGCCGCACAACGACTACACCGACAAGGTCACCGGCCAGCCCGTGGCCAAGGTGACCACCGGGCAGATCTACTGGGGCGCGGTGCCCTTCGTGGTGATCCAGATCATCATGGTCGGCCTGATCATCGCGTTCCCGGGGCTCGTGTCGAGCGGCCTGACCAAGGAAGAGACCATCGACGCGGACAAGGCCTTCCAGGAACTGCGCATGCAGGAAGACAAGGAAGCCGGCCTCTCCGCCGAGCCGGCCGACCCCGGCGCGTCGGAAGCCCAGGCAGCCGACCCTGCCGCGTCGGAGCCTCAGGCAGACAGCAGCACCGAGTCCGACGACCCGATGAAGGCGCTCGAAGACGCCATCAAGGACGACGAGAAGAAGAAGTAG
- a CDS encoding putative Na+/H+ antiporter has product MTPTTVQLVAAALFAVALVHTFSTSVFAHLAHRYPRHEGVFHLLSEVEVVFGFWALVLALFLFVALGRDGAVAYIDSRNFTEPLFVFAIMVVAGSKPILKLAEVLVNALARVTPLPRSMAVYFLALSVLPLMGSALTEPAAMTLAALTLRDRVFNVELPERVKYATLGVLFVNVSIGGTLTSFAAPPVLMVAAKWGWDSSFMLSHFGWKAALAVVINASVVTLIFARHLLRATPEAAGIRDRSGPPPTAMIVSGLFLLGVVMFAHHPAVFMGLLLFFIGYARAYPRHHDALILREALLVAFFLAGLVVLGGQQQWWLQELLTRLSAQQVYYAATALTAVTDNAALTYLGSLVDGLSDEFKYSLVAGAVTGGGLTVIANAPNPAGYSILRASFRDGAISAVWLFVAAAGPTLVAIAAFQLL; this is encoded by the coding sequence ATGACGCCCACCACCGTCCAACTCGTTGCCGCCGCGCTCTTTGCCGTGGCGCTGGTGCACACCTTCTCGACCAGCGTGTTCGCCCACCTGGCGCACCGCTATCCGCGGCACGAAGGCGTGTTCCACCTGCTGTCGGAAGTGGAGGTCGTGTTCGGCTTCTGGGCGCTGGTGTTGGCGCTCTTCCTCTTCGTGGCGCTCGGGCGTGACGGTGCCGTCGCCTACATCGACAGCCGCAATTTCACCGAGCCGCTCTTCGTCTTCGCGATCATGGTGGTGGCCGGCAGCAAGCCCATCCTGAAGCTGGCCGAGGTGCTGGTGAACGCGCTGGCGCGGGTGACGCCGCTGCCGCGGTCGATGGCGGTGTATTTCCTCGCGCTGTCGGTGCTGCCGCTGATGGGCTCGGCGCTCACCGAGCCGGCGGCCATGACGCTCGCTGCGCTGACCCTGCGCGACCGTGTGTTCAACGTCGAGCTGCCCGAGCGCGTGAAGTACGCGACGCTCGGTGTGCTCTTCGTCAACGTGTCGATCGGCGGCACCCTCACCTCGTTTGCGGCGCCGCCGGTGCTGATGGTGGCGGCCAAGTGGGGCTGGGACTCCTCGTTCATGCTGAGCCACTTCGGCTGGAAGGCGGCGCTGGCAGTGGTGATCAACGCCTCGGTCGTGACGCTGATCTTCGCCCGCCACCTGCTGCGCGCCACGCCCGAAGCGGCGGGCATCCGCGATCGCAGCGGCCCGCCGCCGACGGCGATGATCGTGAGCGGCCTGTTCCTGCTGGGCGTGGTGATGTTCGCCCACCACCCAGCCGTCTTCATGGGGCTGCTGCTCTTCTTCATCGGCTACGCGCGGGCCTACCCGCGGCACCACGATGCGCTCATCCTGCGCGAAGCGCTGCTGGTGGCGTTCTTCCTCGCAGGGCTTGTGGTGCTGGGCGGGCAGCAGCAGTGGTGGCTGCAGGAGCTGCTCACGCGCCTGAGCGCGCAGCAGGTCTACTACGCCGCCACCGCCCTCACGGCGGTGACCGACAACGCGGCGCTCACCTACCTGGGCTCGCTCGTCGACGGCTTGAGCGACGAGTTCAAGTACTCGCTGGTGGCCGGCGCCGTGACCGGCGGTGGCCTCACCGTGATTGCCAACGCGCCGAACCCGGCCGGTTATTCCATCTTGCGCGCGAGCTTCCGCGACGGTGCCATCAGCGCGGTGTGGCTCTTCGTCGCCGCGGCCGGCCCCACGCTGGTGGCGATTGCCGCGTTCCAGCTGTTGTGA
- the dctP gene encoding TRAP transporter substrate-binding protein DctP — protein sequence MQRRSFVHGAGLAGVLAAGAAPAIVHAQASLRWRLTSSFPKSLDTIFGAAETFAKKVREMTGGKFEISVHAAGELMPSPALIDGVQNGTVEMGHTAPYYYFGKDETFALGCAIPFGLNSRQMTAWMYEGNGLKLMREFYAKYSMISFPMGNTGAQMGGWFRKEIKTVADMKGLKFRVGGFAGKVCERLGSVPQNIPGGEIYQALEKGTIDAAEWVGPYDDQKLGFNKVAQFYHYPGWWEGGPQLDLLVNQKAYDGLSAEYKAIIEAAAAFAHTEMQAKYDVKNPAALRQLVANKTKLVSFPKPVMDAAYKASMDLYSEISAKNPSWKKIYTDYSNYRKEANLWFRFTEARFDSYMQSAKL from the coding sequence ATGCAACGTCGTTCGTTCGTTCACGGCGCGGGATTGGCCGGCGTGTTGGCAGCGGGTGCAGCCCCGGCCATCGTTCATGCACAGGCCAGCCTGCGTTGGCGCCTGACCTCGAGCTTCCCCAAGTCGCTGGACACCATCTTCGGTGCCGCTGAAACCTTCGCGAAGAAGGTGCGCGAGATGACGGGCGGCAAGTTCGAGATCTCGGTGCATGCCGCTGGCGAGCTGATGCCTTCGCCCGCGCTGATCGACGGCGTGCAAAACGGCACCGTCGAGATGGGCCACACCGCGCCCTACTACTACTTCGGCAAGGACGAGACCTTCGCCCTCGGCTGCGCGATTCCCTTCGGCCTCAACTCGCGCCAGATGACCGCGTGGATGTACGAAGGCAACGGCTTGAAGCTGATGCGCGAGTTCTACGCGAAGTACAGCATGATCAGCTTCCCGATGGGTAACACCGGGGCGCAGATGGGCGGCTGGTTCCGCAAGGAGATCAAGACCGTCGCCGACATGAAGGGCTTGAAGTTCCGCGTCGGCGGCTTCGCCGGCAAGGTCTGCGAACGCCTCGGCTCGGTGCCGCAAAACATCCCTGGTGGCGAGATCTACCAGGCGCTCGAGAAGGGCACCATCGATGCAGCCGAATGGGTAGGCCCGTATGACGACCAGAAGCTCGGCTTCAACAAGGTCGCGCAGTTCTACCACTACCCCGGCTGGTGGGAAGGTGGCCCGCAGCTCGACCTGCTGGTCAACCAGAAGGCCTATGACGGCCTGTCCGCCGAATACAAGGCCATCATCGAAGCCGCTGCTGCGTTTGCGCACACCGAAATGCAGGCCAAGTACGACGTGAAGAACCCGGCCGCGCTGCGCCAGCTGGTGGCCAACAAGACCAAGCTCGTGTCCTTCCCGAAGCCGGTGATGGACGCGGCCTACAAGGCCTCGATGGACCTTTACAGCGAGATCTCCGCCAAGAACCCGAGCTGGAAGAAGATCTACACCGACTACTCGAACTACCGCAAGGAAGCGAACCTGTGGTTCCGCTTCACCGAGGCCCGCTTCGACAGCTACATGCAGAGCGCCAAGCTCTGA
- the pmbA gene encoding metalloprotease PmbA — translation MSSSLTRHHGFSYSQDDFRQLVDDALAIAKSLGASNAGVEVSEGAGLSVSVRKGEIENVERNRDKSMGVTVYVGQRRGNASTSDFSRTALEQTVRAAYDIAKFTAEDPAAGLPDEADLALGEAAKLDLDLFHPWDINAEHAAELALRCEAAALAVDKRITNSEGAGVSAQQSHFFAGNTHGFRGGYASSRHSLSVAPIASVPGPNGEDMQRDAWYSSMRSPTELAAPEAVGRYASERALSRLNGRKIKTCEVPVLFESTLAAGLLGAYVQATSGGALYRKSSFLLDSLGQQVLADHIDIHEDPHIRGAKGSAPFDDEGVVTRVRDVVTAGVVQGYFLSSYSARKLGMRTTGHAGGSQNLTFTSRLTQAGDDLDAMLKKLDRGLFVIELMGQGVNYVTGDYSRGAAGFWVEKGRIAYPVHEITIAGNLRDMLKGIVAVGADTYTMGTKTIGSVLIDRMKVAGS, via the coding sequence ATGAGCTCCTCGCTGACCAGACACCACGGGTTTTCGTATTCGCAGGACGACTTCCGCCAGCTCGTGGACGATGCGCTGGCCATCGCCAAATCGCTCGGCGCGAGCAACGCCGGTGTCGAGGTCTCCGAAGGCGCGGGCCTGTCGGTCTCGGTGCGCAAAGGCGAGATCGAGAACGTCGAGCGTAACCGCGACAAGTCCATGGGTGTCACGGTCTACGTGGGCCAGCGCCGGGGCAACGCGAGCACCTCCGACTTCTCGCGCACCGCGCTCGAGCAGACGGTGCGCGCCGCCTACGACATCGCCAAGTTCACCGCCGAAGACCCGGCCGCCGGCCTGCCCGATGAAGCCGACCTGGCGCTCGGCGAGGCCGCGAAGCTCGACCTCGACCTTTTCCATCCGTGGGACATCAACGCCGAACACGCCGCTGAACTCGCCCTGCGCTGCGAGGCCGCCGCGCTGGCCGTCGACAAGCGCATCACCAACTCCGAAGGGGCCGGCGTCTCGGCCCAGCAGTCGCACTTCTTCGCTGGCAACACGCACGGCTTCCGCGGCGGCTACGCCAGCTCGCGGCATTCGCTCTCGGTCGCGCCTATCGCCTCGGTGCCGGGCCCGAACGGCGAAGACATGCAGCGCGACGCCTGGTACAGCTCCATGCGCTCGCCCACCGAGCTCGCTGCGCCCGAAGCCGTGGGGCGTTATGCCTCCGAGCGCGCGCTGTCGCGCCTGAACGGCCGCAAGATCAAGACCTGCGAGGTGCCGGTGCTCTTCGAGTCGACGCTCGCCGCCGGCCTGCTCGGCGCCTACGTGCAGGCCACGAGCGGCGGGGCGCTGTACCGCAAGTCGTCGTTCCTGCTCGACAGCCTGGGCCAGCAGGTGCTGGCCGACCACATCGACATCCACGAAGACCCGCACATCCGCGGCGCGAAGGGCAGTGCGCCCTTCGACGACGAAGGCGTGGTCACCCGCGTGCGCGACGTGGTGACGGCCGGCGTGGTGCAGGGCTACTTCCTCTCCAGCTACTCGGCGCGCAAGCTCGGCATGCGCACCACCGGCCACGCCGGTGGCTCGCAGAACCTCACCTTCACCAGCCGCCTCACACAGGCCGGCGACGACCTCGATGCGATGCTGAAGAAGCTCGACCGCGGCCTCTTCGTGATCGAGCTGATGGGCCAGGGCGTGAACTACGTCACCGGCGACTACTCGCGCGGTGCCGCGGGCTTCTGGGTGGAGAAGGGCCGCATCGCATACCCGGTGCACGAGATCACCATCGCGGGCAACCTGCGCGACATGCTGAAGGGCATCGTGGCCGTCGGCGCCGACACGTACACGATGGGCACCAAGACCATCGGTTCGGTGCTCATCGACCGCATGAAGGTCGCCGGTTCCTGA